The following nucleotide sequence is from bacterium.
CTCATAATTATCTTCGTTTTCAACAAGTTCTTTTTCTAATTCTTCAAGACAATTTTTAAATTCCTTGACAATATCCAGCACGTTTGCTTTATTTTGGATCAGCATGTCCTTGGAAAGTTCAGGGTTTGCAGAAGCAAGTCGGGTCATATCCCTGAATCCGCTTGCTGCAAGAATCATTGCAAGCTTAGAAACATCTTTATCGGAATAGTTTTCTACCATTCTAAATAATGCCTGACTTAACAACAAAGGGGTATGGCTTATTAGGGCAACTGCTTTATCGTGTTGATCAGGATCAGCAATTACAATTTTGGCACCCAGTTTTTCTATTACAGAACTAATATTTGCTAAATCTTGTTGATTTGACCATTTTGACGGAGTTAAAACCCACTTTGCGCCTTCAAAAACCGTTTCAAAAGATGATTCAAGCCCTTTATTTTCAGTTCCTGCCATAGGATGACCACCTATAAACCTAACAGGAGTTTGACTTGTATTGACCGAATCAAGTATATTTCCTTTAAGGCTGGCAACATCCGTAATTATTGTTTCAGGTTTTACCCTTGAACTTAAATAATTTATTGTCTCGATAGTTTTATTAATAGGCGTACAAACAAAAATTAAATCGGCTTTGC
It contains:
- a CDS encoding prephenate dehydrogenase/arogenate dehydrogenase family protein — protein: MSEVKTIAVVGLGLIGGSVLKGLRGKGFKLSGIARRNETIVQALAEKIIDEGSINLDLACKADLIFVCTPINKTIETINYLSSRVKPETIITDVASLKGNILDSVNTSQTPVRFIGGHPMAGTENKGLESSFETVFEGAKWVLTPSKWSNQQDLANISSVIEKLGAKIVIADPDQHDKAVALISHTPLLLSQALFRMVENYSDKDVSKLAMILAASGFRDMTRLASANPELSKDMLIQNKANVLDIVKEFKNCLEELEKELVENEDNYEKIIEKIAFQRKQMYSFEGKNIL